One Pseudoalteromonas sp. UG3-2 DNA window includes the following coding sequences:
- a CDS encoding DUF58 domain-containing protein, with product MLSHLRAQLTQWIQQRHKASELELSHQNIYILPSKDGVFFIAVATLNFILGINYQNNLILAVSYMMAIMMTAALFMGFFNLYKRNVRYVSALANFYPYPSKLSLEITGPKAIQSLRVQTQYEEQPHCFDEVSSSEVIELNIAGLTRGHYPINAITLCSYFPFGLVKTWSYLCPDDTFYIYPEPSATPLTTNQYGQQQNEKSQRANSSESSPEFDHLKEYQNGMSLSRVAWKQYAKSDKMLIKHSQESSADPSKLVFDYSRLFGDKEERLSQLCRLIVDAEKRQQPYALYLQQHRFAFGQGPDHKKLCLEALSEF from the coding sequence ATGCTTTCTCACCTGCGTGCACAGTTGACGCAATGGATCCAACAGCGTCATAAAGCTTCTGAGCTTGAGCTGTCTCATCAGAATATTTATATTCTGCCGTCAAAAGACGGGGTCTTTTTTATTGCGGTTGCCACATTAAATTTTATTTTAGGTATTAATTATCAAAACAATTTAATATTAGCCGTATCCTACATGATGGCGATAATGATGACAGCCGCCCTATTTATGGGCTTTTTTAATCTATACAAAAGAAATGTCCGATACGTATCAGCGCTCGCCAATTTCTATCCATATCCATCAAAGCTGTCACTGGAAATCACTGGACCTAAAGCAATTCAATCATTGCGAGTACAAACTCAATATGAAGAACAGCCGCACTGCTTCGATGAGGTTTCCAGTAGCGAAGTAATTGAGCTTAACATTGCGGGTCTCACTCGTGGTCATTACCCAATTAACGCCATCACCCTTTGCAGTTACTTTCCTTTTGGTTTAGTAAAAACTTGGTCTTATCTTTGTCCTGATGACACGTTTTATATTTACCCAGAACCGAGTGCTACGCCTTTAACTACTAATCAATACGGCCAACAACAGAATGAAAAATCACAACGAGCAAATAGCTCAGAATCAAGCCCTGAATTTGATCACCTTAAAGAGTATCAAAATGGCATGAGCCTGAGTCGAGTCGCCTGGAAGCAGTACGCTAAAAGCGACAAAATGCTGATTAAACACAGCCAAGAAAGCTCGGCTGATCCCAGCAAGTTAGTCTTTGACTATAGTCGGCTCTTTGGTGATAAGGAAGAAAGGTTAAGCCAGCTATGCCGCTTGATTGTTGATGCTGAAAAGCGCCAACAGCCCTATGCGTTATATTTACAGCAACACCGCTTTGCTTTTGGCCAAGGTCCAGATCATAAAAAGCTGTGTCTGGAGGCGTTAAGTGAATTTTAA
- a CDS encoding AAA family ATPase: MNGDLNKVISALSEVILEKPEQIKLALCSLLCRGHLLIEDLPGMGKTTLSHSLANVLGLSYRRVQFTSDLLPSDITGTAIYNRQEQSFEFHSGPIFSQVLLADEINRASPKTQSALLEAMEEHQVTVDGVSHQLPSPFFVIATQNPQHQSGTHPLPESQLDRFFMRISLGYPSLQAETQLIKSANKNRRTQQELSTVIDAERLARYQDELNTITISDSIIEYILRLVSFTRNTQQFSDPLSPRASISLAAASKAYAFISGRDFVLPDDVQAVFTPVCAHRLGVDSRNGEQVMEQVLQQVSVH; this comes from the coding sequence ATGAATGGTGATTTGAACAAAGTTATCTCAGCGCTCTCTGAGGTTATATTAGAAAAACCTGAGCAAATCAAACTCGCCCTTTGTAGTTTACTGTGCCGTGGTCATCTATTAATTGAAGACTTGCCAGGTATGGGCAAAACCACATTGTCACATTCACTGGCCAACGTACTTGGCTTAAGTTATCGCCGAGTTCAATTTACCAGTGATTTATTGCCATCAGACATAACTGGTACGGCAATCTATAATCGCCAAGAACAGAGTTTTGAGTTCCACTCTGGGCCCATTTTTAGCCAGGTTTTATTAGCGGATGAAATTAACCGAGCTAGTCCCAAAACACAATCTGCGCTGCTAGAAGCCATGGAAGAACACCAAGTCACGGTTGATGGTGTAAGTCACCAGCTCCCTAGCCCATTTTTTGTTATTGCCACCCAAAATCCACAACATCAATCTGGCACGCACCCGTTGCCGGAGTCGCAACTGGATCGCTTCTTCATGCGCATCAGTCTCGGTTACCCTTCACTGCAAGCAGAAACACAATTAATCAAGTCGGCGAATAAAAACCGCCGCACACAACAAGAGCTTAGCACAGTCATTGATGCAGAACGCTTGGCAAGGTACCAAGATGAGCTCAACACCATAACCATCAGTGACAGTATTATCGAATATATTCTGCGCCTAGTGAGCTTCACTCGTAATACGCAACAATTTAGCGACCCCTTGTCGCCCCGAGCAAGCATCTCATTGGCGGCGGCGAGTAAAGCCTATGCTTTTATTAGTGGTCGAGATTTTGTGTTACCCGATGATGTCCAAGCTGTGTTCACTCCGGTTTGCGCGCACCGCTTAGGTGTCGACAGTCGTAACGGCGAACAAGTGATGGAGCAAGTCCTACAGCAGGTCTCGGTACATTAA
- a CDS encoding response regulator — MEFVRPLEPILIIDDAVEVRDFLSQILENLGFEEVYGCEDFESAKPLLKNKQPSVVFLDIELPDTDGTEILSYINEHFSAAHVVMCSGHNSMENVQNTWELGAKGFIAKPFNAHKVDSVMKRLELVT, encoded by the coding sequence ATGGAATTTGTAAGACCTTTAGAACCAATCTTAATTATCGACGACGCGGTTGAAGTTAGAGATTTCTTAAGCCAAATTTTGGAAAACTTGGGCTTTGAGGAAGTATATGGCTGCGAAGATTTTGAGTCAGCAAAACCTTTGTTAAAAAACAAACAGCCTAGTGTGGTATTTTTAGACATTGAACTACCTGATACCGACGGCACTGAAATTCTCTCATACATCAACGAACACTTCTCTGCAGCCCACGTGGTTATGTGCTCAGGTCACAACAGCATGGAAAATGTACAAAACACTTGGGAGCTAGGTGCTAAAGGCTTTATTGCTAAACCTTTTAATGCTCATAAAGTCGATTCAGTGATGAAGCGCTTAGAGCTGGTCACATGA